The Halostagnicola larsenii XH-48 region GGTAAAAAGAAGACTGCCGTCGCTCGTGCAACCGTACAGGACGGCGAAGGTCGCGTCAGAATCAACTCCCAGCCGGTCGAGCTGGTCGAGCCGGAAATGTCCCAGCTCAAAATGCTCGAGCCGTTCCGCATCGCCGGTGACGACCTCCGAGACGGAGTCGATATCGACGTTCGCGTCGAGGGTGGCGGTATCAGCGGACAGGCAGACGCCGTCCGAACCGCCATCGCTCGAGGGATCGTCCAGCACGCAAACGATGCCGAACTTCGCGACGCCTACATGGAGTTCGATCGCTCGTTGCTCGTCAACGACGTTCGCCAGTCCGAACCCAAAAAGTGGGGCGGTCCCGGCGCTCGGGCGCGCTACCAGAAATCGTACCGCTAAGGTGATTCAGATATGATGGTACCGGTCCGGTGTTTCACGTGTGGTAACGTCGTCGCCGAACACTGGGAAGAATTCGACGAACGAGCGAACGAGGGAGACGAGGATCCGGAGGCAGTGCTGGACGAACTCGGCGTCGAGCGTTACTGCTGTCGGCGAATGCTCGTCTCACACCGTGATCTCGTCGACGTCGTCTCACCATACCAGTAATGCAACAGCAACACTACAACCGATACGAGAAAGCACGAATCCTCGGCGCTCGAGCGCTGCAGGTGTCCTACGGTGCGCCCGTTCTGATCGACACCAACCAGACCGAGCCGATTCTCGTCGCCGCCGAAGAGTACGACGCCGATGCACTGCCGTTTACGGTTAAACGAGGGAAGAAATGACGCTGATCACCGACGTTCGACTCCGACGGATCCTCGATTCTCGAGGGAATCCCACTGTCGAGGCCGACGTGCTGACCGAAAGCGGCGGGTTCGGTCGCGCCGCAGCCCCATCGGGGGCGAGCACGGGCGAATACGAGGCGATCGAACGTCCCGCGAGCGAGGCGATCGCGGCGGCGCGCGAACACGCTGTTCCGCGACTCGTCGGTGAGGCGTACGCGGGCAACCAGCGCGAAGTCGACGGCGCACTTCGCGCGGCCGACGGAACGGACGACTTCTCGAAGATCGGTGCCAACAGCGCCGTCGCCATCTCGATGGCCGCGGCGAAAGCCGGTGCCGACGTGCTGGGCGCGCCGCTGTTCCAGCACCTGGGGGGAACGTTCCGCGGACAGAACTTCCCGATTCCGCTCGGAAACGTCGTCGGTGGCGGCGAACACGCCGCCGATGCGACCGACATTCAGGAGTTCCTCTCCGCACCTGTCGGCGCGCCGAGCGTCGACGATGCCGTCTTTGCGAACGCGGCCGTTCACGCGAAGGTGTCGGACCTTCTGGCAGAACGCGGCGTCGCCTGCGGGAAAGGTGACGAAGGGGCGTGGGCACCGTCGATCGACGACGACGAAGCGTTCGAACTCGTCGACGAAGCCGTGTCGGCCGTCTCCGATGAGGTCGGCTTCGAAATCGGCTTCGGGCTCGACGTCGCCGCCGCGGAGATGTACGACGACGAAAACGACGTCTACGAGTACAGCGACACGACCTGTACCACCGACGAGCAGATCGAATACATCGCGACGCTCGTCGACGAATACGATCTCGTCTACGTCGAGGACCCGCTCGACGAAAACGACTACGGCGCGTTCGCGGAACTGACCGACAGGGTTGGGGACCAGACGCTCATCTGCGGTGACGATCTGTTCGTCACCAACACCGAGCGACTCGCCACCGGAATCGATCGCGGCGCGGCAAACAGCATCCTGATCAAGCCGAACCAGATCGGGACGCTCACCGACGCCTTCGATGCGATCGAACTCGCGACCGAACACGGCTACGATTCAGTCGTCTCCCACCGATCGGGCGAGACCGAAGACGCGACGATCGCACACCTCGCCGTCGCAACCGATGCCCCGTTCATCAAGACGGGCGCCGTCGGCGGCGAGCGAACCGCAAAGCTCAACGAGCTCATCAGAATCGCAGACGACGCGACATGACTGAAAACGACGCACAACAGGAAGGGCTCGACGCCGCCGAGGAGGAGATCGACGAGGAGCCAGCCGAAGGGGCTGGCCCCGCCGCCGATCCCGCCGACGACGTCGAGCCAGTAGACGAACAGCCCGCCGACGCCGACGAACCGGCCGAGGCCGAACCAGACGAGGACGACGCAGGTCCGACCCTCGACGACGACGTGATGTCCGACGAGGAAGCGGATCTGCTCATCCCCGTCGAGGACTACCTCGGTGCCGGTGTTCACATCGGTACCCAGCAAAAGACCGCGGACATGGAGCGGTTCATCCACCGCGTCCGAACCGACGGTCTGTACGTCCTCGACGTCTCGAAGACCGACGGTCGCATCCGAACGGCCGCGGAGTTCCTCTCGAACTACGAGGCCGAACAGGTGCTTGTCACCTCGAGTCGCCAGTACGGTCGGTTCCCGGCGGAGAAGTTCGCCGAGGCCGTCGGCGCTCGAGCGCGAACGGGTCGGTTCATCCCGGGGACGCTCACCAATCCGAAGTACGACGGCTACATCGAACCCGATGTCGTCGTGGTCACGGACCCGATCGGTGACGCCCAGGCCGTCAAGGAGGCCATCACCGTCGGGATTCCCGTCATCGCAATGTGTGACTCGAACAACCAGACCAGTAACGTCGACCTCGTCGTTCCGACGAACAACAAGGGTCGAAAGGCTCTGTCGGTCGTCTACTGGCTGCTCGCGAACGAAGTCCTCGACAAGCGCGGTGCCGAACCGTCGTACTCGCTCGAGGACTTCGAAAGTATGGTCTGATTCGACGCGAATTTTCTCGTTTCTGCCGATCGTGGTCTCCGAGACGATTCGAGAGCGGTGCGTGTGCCAATACGTGGTCGCGTGCTCGAGAAAACCGATCGCTGCTCCCAACTAGTTCGAGGCGGTTTCGACCAGTTCCTGCAGCCGATCGGCCGCATCAGTCGCCGTGGCACCGAAGACGAAGGTGATCGGTTCGATGCCGAACGCGCCTTCGTGATAGAGGATCTGTGGGACAGCGCCTCGGTCGCGAAACGTCGTCTCGAGGCGGTCGGCCCGATCCTCGTAACTGGCGTCGAACGCGAGTGGGTCGTACCCAAGCGATCTGGCGGCCTCGAGCAGTCGGTCGTCGGTCGCGACGTTGATCGCCCCGCGCGTGTCCGGGCCGGCCGCCTTCGCTGCCAGCAGCGCCGTCGCGACGTGGCTCGAGGCGCCGAACTCGGGATTGGCCGGCACTTCGACGCGCCCGCTCATCGAATAGATCCGACCGGGAATCGCGGCAACGTCGGTTTCGTCGCCGGCATCCGGTAGGGCCATTCCGACGTTGGTGCCGACGTTCGGGACGTACTCGGCCATCCCCGGAATGGTCGCGAGCGTACGCGCGGCCGACCGAACGTCCGCGAGGACCTCGCGTTCTACCCGAACGTCCGTATCGAGTCCACGAACGCAGAGGTCACAGCCGAGTCCCTGCAGTTCGGGCATCTCCGTTTCGTGGAGTTCGCAGATTGGGCCCCGATCCTCGAGGCGGTGGATCAACGCGAGGAGTTCAGCGAGCGCGTCGTAGCCGTCCATCGAGCCGGTATGAATACCCTCCGCTAACCGGTCGACCGTCGCGATCGTGTCCGGATCGTTTCGAAAGCGCCCATCGCCGCCCGCCTCACCGGCGACGTATTTGCTGATCGCGGCCTGCGTAACGCTTAGTTCGGCTGCGATTTCGTTCTGGGTCATCCCGCGTTCAGAGAGTCGTCTCGCGAGCACCGCCCTGACCGTCGGAAGAAATCGATCGACGACGAGTTCGCTCGGCAGGACCAGCGACATTTGCTCGAGGGTTGTAGTGACAGGGCCATAAGTCCGACTACACTGCTCGAGACGACCGAGCGATCAATGACGAGAAAGCAACGAAAGACATACCTGTCGAGACTCGACAGTGAACGTATGAGACAGTATCTCTTCTCGTTCGAAGAAGGACAAATCCCGCCTGCGGTGATGCTAGCCACCGGCCTTCTGTTCGCGATTTTCGCGGTCGGGATCGTCTACCAGGTGCTCACTGCGCTTGTTCTCTGAAGCGAACGCAACAGTATCGGTCTGCGTGACTGTGTCGATCACTTACATAGAATCTCGGGAAGACAGGTATTAAGCCGGGAGACGCGAATCTGTCGATAATGGCACTCTCGAGCGCTCCCGGGAAGGTGTATCTCTTTGGGGAGCACGCAGTCGTCTACGGCGAGCCCGCGGTTCCGTGTGCGATCGAGCAACGAGCGCGAGTCGGCGTCGAACGGCGTGACGACGAGAAGATCCGAGTCGAAGCGGAGGACCTCAGCCTCGACGGGTTTACCGTCGAGTACGGTGGACGGACCGAAGACGAGCCCGATATCGACGTTTCCGAGTCGCTGCTCGCAGCCGCGACGGGCTACGTCGACGAGGCAATTTCGCAGGTCCGGTCCGTGACCGGAGAGGAGGACGTCGGCTTCGACGTCACCATCGAGAGCGACATCCCGCTGGGGGCGGGGCTCGGTTCGTCCGCTGCCGTCGCCGTCGCCGCGATCGACGCGGGAACGCGCGAACTTGGAACCACGCTCGAGGCCGAAGAGATCGCAGACCGAGCGTTTCGAACCGAATACGAGGTACAGGACGGGCAGGCCTCAAGGGCGGACACGTTCTGTTCGGCGACCGGCGGCGCGGTTCGCGTCGAGGGCGACGACTGTCGGACGATCGACGCGCCCGATCTACCGATCGTGATCGGATTCGACGGCGGCGCGGGCGATACCGGAAAGCTCGTCTCCGCTGTCCGTGATCTCCGCGCGGAGTACGAATTTGCATCCAACACCGTCGATTCGATCGGAAACATCGTCCGGAACGGTGAGCAGGCACTCGAGAACGGTGACGTGGAGGAACTCGGTCGGTTGATGAACTTCAACCACGGCTTGCTCTCGGCGCTTGGGGTCTCGTCCCGATCGCTCGACGCGATGGTCTGGGCGGCACGCGATGCCGATGCCTACGGCGCGAAACTGACGGGTTCGGGCGGTGGCGGCTGTATCGTTGCACTCGATCCCACCGAAGCGACAGAAACGGCGCTGAAGTTCACGCCCGGCTGTGAAGACGCGTTCCGAGCGGAACTCGCGGACGAGGGAGTGTGTCGACTCGAATGAGCGCGACGATTCTGAAACTCGGCGGAAGCGTTGTCACCGACAAGGAACGACCGGAAACGCTCGACGGACCGGCGCTCGAGAGATCGGCGGCCGCGGTCGCGTCGGCGCTCGCCGAGGGGGCCCTCGAAGACGGGCTGGTCATCGTCCACGGCGGCGGTAGCTTCGGGCATCACCACGCGAGCGAACACGGCGTCACGACGACCGAGGGGACCGACGAAATCGGAGCGGTAACGGATATTCACGGTGCGATGGAGACCTTAAACCGGTTCGTACTCTCTCGACTCCACGAACAGGACGTGCCCGCAGTTCCCGTCCATCCGTTCTCGACGGCCTACCGAGACGAGGCGGGAACGCTTCACCTACCCACTGGACAGATTGACGCGATGCTCGAAGCAGGATTCGTTCCCGTACTCTACGGAGACATCGTCGCGACGGCTGAGTCGGGTGCAACGATTATCAGCGGCGACGAACTGGTCACCCACCTGGCTCGAGCGCTCGGCGCAGACCGCGTCGGACTCTGTTCGACCGTTCCCGGCGTACTCGACGAGGATGGTGCGGTCGTCGACCGAATCACGTCGTTCGAAGACGTGGATGCGATTCTCGGTGAAAGCGAGGCGACGGACGTGACGGGCGGCATGGCGGGGAAGGTCCGAACGCTGCTCGAGCTCGAGGCCCCGGCGTCGATCTTCGGCCTGGAGTCGATCGACTCGTTTCTGGCTGGCGACGCAGTGGGGACGTCAATCGAGTAAGCTGGAGTCGAATTTGACCCGTCGATAGGCGGGAGAGCGTGACAGTCGTTGCTGGGGCCACTGACAACGAATTATCCCAACCCACTGCGTTTTTAACACCCCGGCGTGTACAATGGAATACCGAAACCCGCGGGCAAGTGCGTTCGCGACTCACAGCGGTACTGTGGGTTCGAACGGAGGAACGGCCTCCGCGAGCGCATAGCGGGATGGCCGACGTGCTGTAAGACGCCGGGGCCGAGAAACAGGAGTCCGCGGACCGTTTCGTTGAGAGTCCACGCGGCTTTCAGTGCTACAATCATGGAAATCGAAATTGCAACTATTGGCGGTTACGAAGAAGTCGGACGGCAGATGACTGCCGTTCGCGCAGGGAACGACGTCGTCATCTTCGATATGGGTCTGAACCTCTCGAAGGTTCTCATCCACGACAACGTCGAGACCGAACGGATGCACAGCCTCGACCTGATCGACATGGGCGCGATTCCCGACGATCGGATCATGTCCGAACTCGAGGGTGACGTACAGGCCATCGTCCCGACACACGGCCACCTCGACCACATCGGTGCCATCTCGAAACTGGCTCACCGATACAACGCACCGGTCGTCGCGACGCCGTTTACGATCGAACTCGTCAAACAACAGATCGAAGGCGAACAGAAGTTCGGCGTCGAAAACGACCTCGTCAAGATGAGCGCCGGCGAGACGATGACCATCGGCGACGAGGGCGTCGAACTCGAGTTCGTCAACGTGACCCACTCGATCATCGACGCGATCAACCCGGTCCTCCACACGCCCGAAGGCGCTATCGTCTACGGTCTCGACAAGCGGATGGACCACACGCCGGTCGTCGGCGACCCGATCGACATGAAGCGGTTCCGAGAGATCGGCCGCGAAGGCGAAGGCGTCCTCTGTTACATCGAGGACTGTACTAACGCGAACAAGAAGGGGCGAACGCCCTCCGAGAACGTCGCGCGTGAACACCTCCGAGACGTCCTCTACAGCATGGAGGACTACGACGGCGGGATCGTGGCCACGACGTTCTCGAGTCACATTTCGCGCGTGACGAGTCTCGTCGAGTTCGCCAAGGACATCGGCCGCCAGCCGGTCTTGCTGGGCCGATCGATGGAGAAGTACTCGGGAACCGCAGAACGGCTCGACTTCGTCGACTTCCCGGACGATCTGGGCATGTTCGGCCACCGCAAGTCGGTCGACCGGACGTTCAAACGGATCATGAACGAAGGCAAGGAGAACTACCTGCCCGTTGTCACCGGCCATCAGGGCGAACCGCGCGCGATGCTCACCCGTATGGCTCGGGGCGAAACGCCGTACGAACTGGACGACGGCGACAAGGTCGTCTTCTCCGCTCGCGTCATCCCAGAACCGACGAACGAGGGACAGCGGTATCAGGCCGAGCGATTGCTCGGTATGCAAGGCGCGCGAATCTACGACGAAATCCACGTGTCCGGCCACCTCAATCAGGAGGGCCACTACACGATGCTCGACGCGCTCGAACCACAGAACATCATTCCGGCCCACCAGGATCTCAAGGGTCTGTCGGGCTACGTCAATCTCTGTCAGGGAGAGGGCTACAAACTTGGTAGGGATCTCCACGTCTCGAGCAACGGAAACATCATCCAGCTAGTCGATTGATATGACCACTTCAGAGGCGAGAGAACAAGCCGTGCTCGAGGGTGTTCGCAAGCGACGCGAACAGGTCAACGAGGCTATTCCCGACGAGTTACCGATTCAGCGACCCGAACGGCTCTACGAAGCGTCCAGGTACTTACTCGATGCCGGCGGAAAACGGCTCCGTCCTGCAGTGTTGCTAACGACTGCAGAAGCACTCGCGGATGTCGAGCCGCTTTCGACCTCGTATCGAGAGTTCCCGTCGCTGGCGGACGGGAGTGTCGATATGATGGCCGCCGCCGTGAGCGTCGAAGTGATTCAGTCGTTCACGCTGATTCACGACGATATCATGGACGACGACGACCTTCGACGGGGCGTTCCGGCGGTCCACAAGGAATACGACCTCGAGACGGCAATCCTCGCCGGCGATACGCTCTACTCGAAGGCGTTCGAGATCATGCTCGAGGCGGGTGCCGACCCGGACCGAATCGTCGAAGCGCTCGACATCCTCGCGACGACCTGTACGAAGATTTGCGAGGGCCAATCGCTCGATGTCACCTTCGAACAGCGCAAAGACGTCACGCCCGAAGAGTACCTCGAGATGGTCGAACAGAAGACCGCGGTACTGTACGCGGCGTCGGCGTGCCTTCCGGCCGTCCTGATGGGGGCTGACGAGGAAACTGTCGACGCACTCTATGGGTACGGACTCGACATCGGCCGCGCCTTCCAGATTCAAGACGACGTCCTCGATCTCACGGTGCCGAGTGAGAAACTCGGCAAGCAGCGGGGCAGCGACCTCGTTGAGAACAAACAGACGCTCATCACCGTCCACGCCCGTAAGCGGGGCGTGAACGTCGAGGAACTGCTCGATACGGTCACGGTCGAAACCGTCACCGAAGCCGAAATCGACGACGCGGTCGCCGAACTCGAGGCGGTCGGGTCGATCTCGTACGCGAACGAGACGGCTCGAGATCTCGTCGCACAGGGGAAAGATCGCCTGGAAGTGGTGCCGGACAACGAGGCGCGCGAACAGCTGTGTGAACTCGCTGATTACCTGATCGAACGCGGCTACTGACCGGGCTCGGACTATTTCGATTTGGCTGTCCTCACCGATCGGCCAGTGACGCCCGTGGCTCGCTCTACGAACGAGCCGACACCGCGACAGTTTTGGGCCGCCCGCGAATAGTCACGCCTCATGGACGAGGATCTACGCGAACGCGTCGAGCGCGAAGCCGAGAAACACGCGCTATTGAACGCGGTGAAACACGAGAGCGATGCGAACGTCGGTGCGGTCATGGGACCGTTGATGGGCGAAAACCCGACGTTCCGGGAGCACGCCGATGCGATTCCCGGCGTCGTTGGCGGCGTCGTCAACGAGGTCAATGGACTCGGACACGACGATCGACGCACGCGTCTCGAGACCCTCGCACCCGAACAGCTGGCCGAGATCGAGGCCGAAGACGAGGGCGAGGACCATCCCCTCGGCGACCTACCGAACTTCGAGGAGTACGACGAGATCCGAATGCGGTGTGCACCGAATCCGAACGGTCCGTGGCACATGGGTCACGCGCGCATGCCGGCCGTTATCGGGACGTACAAGGAGCGATACGACGGCTGGTTCTGTGTCCGGTTCGACGACACCGACCCCGAGACGAAGCGGCCGGACCTCGACGCCTACGACGCGATCCTCGAGGATACCGAGTACCTCGGGTTCGAACCCGACGCGACGTTCAAGGCGAGCGACCGTCTCGAGATCTACTACGATCACGCGCGGAAACTGATCGAGATGGGCGGAGCCTACACCTGTTCGTGCTCCGGCGAGGAATTTAGCGATCTCAAGAACGACGGCGAGGCGTGCCCGCATCGGGAGAAAGACCCCGAGACGATTCTCGACGAGTTCGAAGACATGATCGCGGGTATCTACGACAGCGGCGAGATGGTCCTCCGGGTCAAAACCGACATCGAACACAAGAACCCGGCGCTTCGGGACTGGGTCGCGTTCCGGATGATCGATACACCACATCCCCGCGAAGAGGCCGCGGAGTTCCGTTGCTGGCCGATGCTCGACTTCCAATCCGGAATCGACGACCACATCATCGACATCACCCACATCATCCGCGGAATCGACCTGCAGGATTCGGCCAAACGTCAGCGCTTCGTCTACGAGTACTTCGGCTGGGAGTATCCCGAAGTCATCCACTGGGGCCACGTCAACGTCGACGAGTACGACTGCAAGATGAGCACGTCGACGATCAAAGCGCTGATCGCCGAGGGCGAACTCGACGGCTGGGACGATCCCCGCGCCCCGACGCTGCGGAGCCTCCGCCGGCGCGGGATCCGCGGCGAGGCGATCACCGAGGCGATGGTCCAGTTGGGAACGTCGACGAGCGACGTGGACCTCGCGATGAGTTCGGTGTACGCCGCGAATCGGGACCGAATCGACGAGGAGACGGATCGGCGCTTTCTCGTCCGCGACGGAAACCAGATCCCCCTCGGCGGCAGCCCCCCCGACGAGGCGACTCCGCCGTTGCATCCGAACCACGAGGACCGCGGCGTTCGCGAGATTCCGGTCGGCGATTCCGTGCTCCTCGAGCCCGACGATCTCCCGGATCCGGAAGAGCGAATCTGGCTGAAAGGACTGGGGTGTTTCCAGTACACTCGAGGGACCCTCCAGTACACGGGTGAAGAGATCGACGTGGTTCGGGAGGGTGACGTCGACGTGATCCACTGGGTACCCGCCGCCGAGAGCGTCCCGGTCCGAATGCGGACCATCGACAGCGACGTGACCGGTCGCGCGGAGCCGGCAGTCGCGGATCTCGAGTCTGACGAGATGGTCCAGTTCGAGCGCATCGGGTTCGCGCGGATCGACCGACACGAGGAAGACGAGACCGTGACCTATTACGCCCACCCGTAGTCGCGATTCAAATTCGTTCTCGGGGGCGTCAGAGCGTCCGTTTTTCAGTCCTCCTCGAGCAAGTCGTCCGCGCTATCCGGCAACGGGTCCGGGACGATACCGTCTTTTCGAGCGAGCACGCGAGCGTGTGGTGCACAGACCGCTCGATTTTCCTCCCAGGGGATGTGGAGCAAGACCGCGGCAATCTGATCGCACTCGTTCTCGGAGCAGATCATACGGGAGAGATTGACTGTCACACATT contains the following coding sequences:
- the mvk gene encoding mevalonate kinase, whose amino-acid sequence is MALSSAPGKVYLFGEHAVVYGEPAVPCAIEQRARVGVERRDDEKIRVEAEDLSLDGFTVEYGGRTEDEPDIDVSESLLAAATGYVDEAISQVRSVTGEEDVGFDVTIESDIPLGAGLGSSAAVAVAAIDAGTRELGTTLEAEEIADRAFRTEYEVQDGQASRADTFCSATGGAVRVEGDDCRTIDAPDLPIVIGFDGGAGDTGKLVSAVRDLRAEYEFASNTVDSIGNIVRNGEQALENGDVEELGRLMNFNHGLLSALGVSSRSLDAMVWAARDADAYGAKLTGSGGGGCIVALDPTEATETALKFTPGCEDAFRAELADEGVCRLE
- a CDS encoding thiamine-phosphate synthase family protein, whose protein sequence is MSLVLPSELVVDRFLPTVRAVLARRLSERGMTQNEIAAELSVTQAAISKYVAGEAGGDGRFRNDPDTIATVDRLAEGIHTGSMDGYDALAELLALIHRLEDRGPICELHETEMPELQGLGCDLCVRGLDTDVRVEREVLADVRSAARTLATIPGMAEYVPNVGTNVGMALPDAGDETDVAAIPGRIYSMSGRVEVPANPEFGASSHVATALLAAKAAGPDTRGAINVATDDRLLEAARSLGYDPLAFDASYEDRADRLETTFRDRGAVPQILYHEGAFGIEPITFVFGATATDAADRLQELVETASN
- the rpsB gene encoding 30S ribosomal protein S2 gives rise to the protein MTENDAQQEGLDAAEEEIDEEPAEGAGPAADPADDVEPVDEQPADADEPAEAEPDEDDAGPTLDDDVMSDEEADLLIPVEDYLGAGVHIGTQQKTADMERFIHRVRTDGLYVLDVSKTDGRIRTAAEFLSNYEAEQVLVTSSRQYGRFPAEKFAEAVGARARTGRFIPGTLTNPKYDGYIEPDVVVVTDPIGDAQAVKEAITVGIPVIAMCDSNNQTSNVDLVVPTNNKGRKALSVVYWLLANEVLDKRGAEPSYSLEDFESMV
- a CDS encoding 30S ribosomal protein S9, coding for MVTNTSGKKKTAVARATVQDGEGRVRINSQPVELVEPEMSQLKMLEPFRIAGDDLRDGVDIDVRVEGGGISGQADAVRTAIARGIVQHANDAELRDAYMEFDRSLLVNDVRQSEPKKWGGPGARARYQKSYR
- a CDS encoding DNA-directed RNA polymerase subunit K gives rise to the protein MQQQHYNRYEKARILGARALQVSYGAPVLIDTNQTEPILVAAEEYDADALPFTVKRGKK
- a CDS encoding ribonuclease J; amino-acid sequence: MEIEIATIGGYEEVGRQMTAVRAGNDVVIFDMGLNLSKVLIHDNVETERMHSLDLIDMGAIPDDRIMSELEGDVQAIVPTHGHLDHIGAISKLAHRYNAPVVATPFTIELVKQQIEGEQKFGVENDLVKMSAGETMTIGDEGVELEFVNVTHSIIDAINPVLHTPEGAIVYGLDKRMDHTPVVGDPIDMKRFREIGREGEGVLCYIEDCTNANKKGRTPSENVAREHLRDVLYSMEDYDGGIVATTFSSHISRVTSLVEFAKDIGRQPVLLGRSMEKYSGTAERLDFVDFPDDLGMFGHRKSVDRTFKRIMNEGKENYLPVVTGHQGEPRAMLTRMARGETPYELDDGDKVVFSARVIPEPTNEGQRYQAERLLGMQGARIYDEIHVSGHLNQEGHYTMLDALEPQNIIPAHQDLKGLSGYVNLCQGEGYKLGRDLHVSSNGNIIQLVD
- the eno gene encoding phosphopyruvate hydratase; translation: MTLITDVRLRRILDSRGNPTVEADVLTESGGFGRAAAPSGASTGEYEAIERPASEAIAAAREHAVPRLVGEAYAGNQREVDGALRAADGTDDFSKIGANSAVAISMAAAKAGADVLGAPLFQHLGGTFRGQNFPIPLGNVVGGGEHAADATDIQEFLSAPVGAPSVDDAVFANAAVHAKVSDLLAERGVACGKGDEGAWAPSIDDDEAFELVDEAVSAVSDEVGFEIGFGLDVAAAEMYDDENDVYEYSDTTCTTDEQIEYIATLVDEYDLVYVEDPLDENDYGAFAELTDRVGDQTLICGDDLFVTNTERLATGIDRGAANSILIKPNQIGTLTDAFDAIELATEHGYDSVVSHRSGETEDATIAHLAVATDAPFIKTGAVGGERTAKLNELIRIADDAT
- a CDS encoding DNA-directed RNA polymerase subunit N gives rise to the protein MMVPVRCFTCGNVVAEHWEEFDERANEGDEDPEAVLDELGVERYCCRRMLVSHRDLVDVVSPYQ
- the idsA3 gene encoding geranylfarnesyl diphosphate synthase, with protein sequence MTTSEAREQAVLEGVRKRREQVNEAIPDELPIQRPERLYEASRYLLDAGGKRLRPAVLLTTAEALADVEPLSTSYREFPSLADGSVDMMAAAVSVEVIQSFTLIHDDIMDDDDLRRGVPAVHKEYDLETAILAGDTLYSKAFEIMLEAGADPDRIVEALDILATTCTKICEGQSLDVTFEQRKDVTPEEYLEMVEQKTAVLYAASACLPAVLMGADEETVDALYGYGLDIGRAFQIQDDVLDLTVPSEKLGKQRGSDLVENKQTLITVHARKRGVNVEELLDTVTVETVTEAEIDDAVAELEAVGSISYANETARDLVAQGKDRLEVVPDNEAREQLCELADYLIERGY
- a CDS encoding glutamate--tRNA ligase — translated: MDEDLRERVEREAEKHALLNAVKHESDANVGAVMGPLMGENPTFREHADAIPGVVGGVVNEVNGLGHDDRRTRLETLAPEQLAEIEAEDEGEDHPLGDLPNFEEYDEIRMRCAPNPNGPWHMGHARMPAVIGTYKERYDGWFCVRFDDTDPETKRPDLDAYDAILEDTEYLGFEPDATFKASDRLEIYYDHARKLIEMGGAYTCSCSGEEFSDLKNDGEACPHREKDPETILDEFEDMIAGIYDSGEMVLRVKTDIEHKNPALRDWVAFRMIDTPHPREEAAEFRCWPMLDFQSGIDDHIIDITHIIRGIDLQDSAKRQRFVYEYFGWEYPEVIHWGHVNVDEYDCKMSTSTIKALIAEGELDGWDDPRAPTLRSLRRRGIRGEAITEAMVQLGTSTSDVDLAMSSVYAANRDRIDEETDRRFLVRDGNQIPLGGSPPDEATPPLHPNHEDRGVREIPVGDSVLLEPDDLPDPEERIWLKGLGCFQYTRGTLQYTGEEIDVVREGDVDVIHWVPAAESVPVRMRTIDSDVTGRAEPAVADLESDEMVQFERIGFARIDRHEEDETVTYYAHP
- a CDS encoding isopentenyl phosphate kinase, which codes for MSATILKLGGSVVTDKERPETLDGPALERSAAAVASALAEGALEDGLVIVHGGGSFGHHHASEHGVTTTEGTDEIGAVTDIHGAMETLNRFVLSRLHEQDVPAVPVHPFSTAYRDEAGTLHLPTGQIDAMLEAGFVPVLYGDIVATAESGATIISGDELVTHLARALGADRVGLCSTVPGVLDEDGAVVDRITSFEDVDAILGESEATDVTGGMAGKVRTLLELEAPASIFGLESIDSFLAGDAVGTSIE